A genomic region of Mesorhizobium sp. NZP2077 contains the following coding sequences:
- the waaF gene encoding lipopolysaccharide heptosyltransferase II codes for MAESPTILVIGPRWVGDMVMAQCLFSALKELHPNAAIDVLAPAWAAPLVKRMPEIRQQIDFPLKPGALEFTHRRRFGRLLRGRYDMAYVLPGSWKSALIPFFARIPRRFGHLREMRYGLLTDIVPLPDAVKRRTAQAYFSLAKGGSFRAPHLTVDAGNQAVLLDRFGLAPQKFAALMPGAEFGPAKRWPSESYAGLAREFMAKGLKVALFGSKNDRDVTAEIAALAPGVVDLAGQTRLEDAIDLIAAARLAVSNDSGLMHVAAGVGTPIVAVYGSTSPENTPPLAERRELVWLHLSCSPCHQKVCPLGHLNCLKTLQVGQVAAAADRLLELPAAA; via the coding sequence ATGGCTGAAAGCCCAACGATCCTCGTGATCGGCCCACGCTGGGTGGGCGACATGGTGATGGCGCAGTGCCTGTTTTCGGCGCTGAAGGAACTCCATCCCAACGCCGCGATCGACGTGCTGGCGCCGGCCTGGGCGGCACCGCTGGTCAAGCGCATGCCCGAGATCCGCCAGCAGATCGACTTTCCGCTGAAACCCGGCGCGCTCGAATTCACCCATCGCCGTCGCTTCGGCCGCCTGCTGCGCGGCCGCTACGACATGGCCTATGTCCTGCCGGGCAGCTGGAAATCGGCGCTGATCCCGTTCTTTGCCCGCATTCCGCGCCGTTTCGGCCATCTGCGCGAGATGCGCTATGGCCTTTTGACCGACATCGTGCCGCTGCCGGATGCTGTGAAACGGCGCACCGCGCAGGCCTATTTCAGCCTCGCCAAGGGCGGCAGTTTCCGCGCGCCTCATTTGACCGTGGACGCTGGGAACCAGGCCGTCCTGCTCGATCGTTTCGGGCTGGCGCCCCAGAAATTCGCGGCCCTGATGCCCGGCGCCGAATTCGGCCCGGCCAAGCGCTGGCCGAGCGAAAGTTATGCCGGCCTTGCCCGCGAGTTCATGGCCAAAGGCTTGAAGGTCGCCCTGTTCGGTTCGAAGAACGACCGCGATGTCACCGCCGAGATCGCCGCCCTTGCCCCCGGCGTCGTCGACCTTGCCGGCCAGACGCGGCTGGAGGACGCCATCGACCTGATCGCTGCAGCAAGGCTGGCGGTCTCCAACGACAGCGGGCTGATGCATGTCGCGGCGGGCGTCGGCACACCGATCGTCGCCGTCTACGGCTCGACCTCGCCTGAGAATACGCCGCCGCTGGCGGAACGGCGCGAGCTGGTCTGGCTTCATCTTTCCTGTTCGCCCTGCCACCAGAAGGTCTGCCCGCTCGGCCATCTCAACTGCCTGAAGACATTGCAAGTCGGGCAGGTCGCGGCGGCGGCGGACCGGCTGCTGGAACTCCCGGCCGCGGCATGA
- the rfaD gene encoding ADP-glyceromanno-heptose 6-epimerase: MIIVTGGAGMIGSNIVAALNAEGHDDILVVDNLTDGHKIANLADLSIADYLDKDDLLARIEAGSLGRIEAVFHQGACSTTTEWNGKFMMEVNFAYSKRLLHACQALRVPFLYASSASVYGGGSEFREEPALERPLNVYAYSKKLFDDYVRRTVFDTDHSQVAGLRYFNVYGPRETHKGAMASVAFHLFNQVQRGENPKLFGAYDGFGPGEQSRDFIHVGDVADVNLWLWKRGSSGIFNCGTGRAQPFRAIAETVIDTLGKGEIEFIPFPDHLKGSYQSFTQADMSRLRAAGYNGQFRTVETGVRDYVEWLKAQRSS; the protein is encoded by the coding sequence ATGATCATCGTCACGGGCGGCGCCGGCATGATCGGCTCCAACATCGTCGCCGCGCTCAACGCCGAAGGCCATGACGACATTCTGGTCGTCGACAACCTCACCGACGGTCATAAGATCGCCAATCTCGCCGATCTCAGCATTGCCGATTATCTCGACAAGGACGATCTTCTGGCCCGCATCGAGGCCGGCTCGCTTGGCCGCATCGAAGCCGTCTTCCACCAGGGCGCCTGCTCGACCACCACCGAGTGGAACGGCAAGTTCATGATGGAGGTGAATTTTGCTTATTCGAAGCGGCTGCTGCATGCCTGCCAGGCACTGCGCGTGCCCTTCCTCTACGCCTCCTCGGCCTCCGTTTATGGTGGTGGATCCGAGTTTCGCGAAGAGCCGGCGCTCGAGCGGCCGCTCAACGTCTACGCCTATTCGAAGAAACTGTTCGACGACTATGTCAGGCGCACTGTCTTCGACACCGATCATTCGCAGGTCGCGGGCCTGCGCTATTTCAACGTCTATGGCCCGCGCGAGACGCACAAGGGCGCCATGGCCTCGGTCGCCTTCCATCTGTTCAATCAGGTCCAGCGCGGCGAAAATCCGAAACTGTTTGGCGCCTATGATGGCTTCGGCCCTGGCGAACAGAGCCGCGATTTCATCCATGTTGGTGATGTCGCCGACGTCAATCTGTGGCTGTGGAAGCGCGGCTCGAGCGGCATCTTCAATTGCGGCACCGGCCGCGCCCAGCCCTTCCGCGCCATCGCCGAAACGGTCATCGACACGCTGGGCAAGGGCGAGATCGAATTCATCCCCTTCCCCGACCACCTCAAGGGCAGCTACCAGAGCTTCACGCAAGCTGATATGTCCCGTTTGCGCGCGGCCGGTTACAACGGCCAGTTCCGGACAGTGGAAACCGGTGTCAGAGACTATGTCGAATGGCTGAAAGCCCAACGATCCTCGTGA
- a CDS encoding type II toxin-antitoxin system Phd/YefM family antitoxin — MKHYPSTDLKQNLGDVLAAASQQPVSITRHNKPRYVLMSIEAYEARFVNDSRRAYAAEDAPSEHVEMLEEYAAELDRD, encoded by the coding sequence ATGAAACATTATCCATCGACCGATCTGAAACAGAATCTCGGAGACGTCCTTGCGGCCGCCAGCCAGCAGCCCGTCTCCATCACCCGTCACAACAAGCCGAGATACGTCCTGATGAGCATCGAGGCTTACGAGGCTCGCTTCGTCAATGACAGCCGCCGCGCTTACGCGGCGGAGGACGCTCCATCCGAACATGTCGAGATGCTTGAAGAATACGCTGCCGAGTTGGATCGTGATTAA
- a CDS encoding LysE family translocator, protein MPSTELLIAFFATTAIFAYIPGPAMLYAAAQTMARGRWSGLTAALGIHLGGYVHVFAAAAGLSVLFHAVPTLYMAVKLVGALYLIWLGVSLFRKRVEGEMALPVLERKSARRAFFESITVEVLNPKTAIFFMAFLPQFIDASAALPVWLQFVVLGTIVNLMFSSADIVCVFLAGLVIGRLRRSRRAQRLMQRAGGAVLVGLGVHVALQKS, encoded by the coding sequence ATGCCGTCGACCGAACTGCTCATCGCGTTTTTCGCCACCACGGCGATCTTCGCCTATATCCCCGGTCCGGCGATGCTTTATGCCGCGGCCCAGACCATGGCGCGCGGGCGCTGGTCGGGGCTGACGGCCGCACTTGGTATCCATCTCGGCGGCTATGTGCATGTCTTTGCCGCCGCTGCAGGCCTGTCGGTGCTGTTCCACGCCGTGCCGACGCTCTACATGGCGGTCAAGCTGGTTGGCGCGCTCTATTTGATCTGGCTCGGCGTCTCGCTGTTTCGCAAGCGCGTCGAAGGTGAGATGGCGCTGCCCGTTCTTGAGCGCAAATCGGCGCGCCGCGCCTTTTTCGAGAGCATCACCGTCGAGGTGCTCAATCCCAAGACGGCGATCTTCTTCATGGCCTTCCTGCCGCAGTTCATCGACGCCTCGGCGGCGCTTCCGGTCTGGCTGCAATTCGTGGTGCTGGGAACGATCGTCAATTTGATGTTCTCCTCGGCCGACATCGTTTGCGTGTTCCTCGCCGGCCTGGTGATCGGCAGGCTGCGGCGTTCGAGGCGGGCGCAGCGGCTGATGCAGCGGGCCGGCGGCGCGGTGCTGGTCGGGCTTGGCGTCCACGTTGCCCTGCAGAAGAGCTGA
- the rfaE1 gene encoding D-glycero-beta-D-manno-heptose-7-phosphate kinase yields the protein MIKHNPPSPEPLHRAIARFGGVAVLVVGDLILDRFVNGVIERISPEAPIPVLHGRGETSAMGGAGNVVANIISLGARAIPVSVIGTDTAGDSLVRMLGELGAETVGLSQQRGRMTSSKSRFSALNQQVLRFDEEEIKPLDEAERAGLIRHFHAALAGADIVILSDYGKGILLDGVAAELIAICREAGKPVLVDPKGRDYARYAGATAITPNRKELGEAVGRAVFADDEIVAAARELISAHGFDFVVATRSEKGMSVVGPDEARHIATQAREVFDVSGAGDTVIATFALALASGADPVAAASIANAAGGVVVGKRGTARLTVEELTGALFRSHGPTAHKDAILDAPSAARMVAAWKEEGLAVGFTNGCFDILHAGHVSLLHAARSQCDRLVLGLNCDASVRRLKGPGRPVNDQHDRACVLAALASVDAVVVFEEDTPLALIEALLPDILVKGADYTIDTVVGAEIVQKAGGRVVLVDLVAGKSTTGTIGKLRAGSTN from the coding sequence ATGATCAAGCACAATCCGCCTTCTCCCGAACCCCTGCACCGTGCCATTGCGCGCTTTGGCGGCGTCGCCGTGCTGGTGGTCGGCGATCTCATCCTCGACCGCTTCGTCAACGGCGTCATCGAGCGGATTTCGCCGGAGGCGCCGATCCCGGTGCTGCACGGGCGCGGCGAGACGTCGGCCATGGGCGGCGCCGGCAATGTCGTGGCCAACATCATCTCGCTTGGCGCGCGCGCCATTCCGGTGTCGGTGATCGGCACCGACACGGCCGGCGACAGCCTGGTGCGGATGCTTGGCGAACTTGGCGCCGAGACAGTGGGGCTTTCGCAGCAGCGTGGCCGCATGACCTCGTCGAAGAGCCGCTTCAGCGCGCTCAACCAGCAGGTGCTGCGTTTCGACGAGGAAGAGATCAAACCGCTCGACGAGGCGGAGCGGGCGGGACTGATCCGGCATTTCCATGCCGCACTTGCGGGCGCCGACATCGTCATCTTGTCCGATTACGGCAAGGGCATCCTGCTCGACGGCGTCGCGGCAGAACTGATCGCCATCTGCCGCGAGGCGGGCAAGCCGGTGCTGGTCGATCCCAAGGGCCGCGACTATGCGCGCTATGCCGGCGCGACCGCTATCACCCCTAACCGCAAGGAACTCGGCGAGGCCGTCGGCCGTGCGGTGTTCGCCGATGACGAGATCGTCGCGGCCGCGCGGGAGTTGATATCAGCCCATGGCTTCGACTTCGTCGTCGCCACCCGCAGCGAAAAGGGCATGAGCGTCGTTGGCCCGGACGAGGCGCGCCACATCGCCACCCAGGCGCGCGAAGTGTTCGATGTCTCGGGCGCCGGCGACACGGTGATCGCGACGTTTGCGCTGGCACTCGCGTCGGGTGCCGATCCGGTCGCGGCGGCCTCGATCGCCAATGCCGCCGGCGGCGTCGTGGTCGGCAAACGCGGCACTGCGCGGCTGACGGTCGAGGAGCTTACCGGCGCGCTGTTCCGTTCGCACGGACCGACCGCCCACAAGGATGCCATCCTCGATGCCCCATCGGCGGCGCGCATGGTGGCGGCGTGGAAGGAAGAGGGCCTGGCCGTCGGTTTCACCAATGGCTGCTTCGACATATTGCATGCTGGCCATGTCAGTCTCTTGCACGCCGCGCGCAGCCAGTGCGATCGGCTGGTGCTCGGCCTCAACTGCGATGCCTCGGTGCGGCGGCTGAAAGGGCCGGGCCGCCCGGTCAACGACCAGCATGACCGCGCCTGCGTGCTCGCGGCCCTGGCTTCGGTCGACGCGGTCGTCGTGTTCGAGGAAGACACGCCGCTGGCGCTGATAGAGGCGCTTCTGCCCGATATCCTGGTCAAGGGCGCCGATTATACAATCGACACCGTGGTCGGCGCCGAAATCGTACAGAAGGCCGGCGGGCGCGTCGTGCTGGTCGATCTCGTTGCCGGCAAGAGCACCACGGGCACCATCGGAAAATTGCGCGCCGGCTCTACAAACTGA
- a CDS encoding SIS domain-containing protein produces the protein MSELNDYLVRSAAAISGMVERDLTSEMERAASTVVTALSSGKALLIAGNGGSASDAIHIATELVGRFLKERKAYNVLALTANAGVLTAWGNDYGFDTVFSRQVEAHGAAGGVLLAISTSGNSPSILAAAEQARMMDMTVIGLTGDTGGKLKPLCDILLNVPSTSTPIIQQGHLCLYHHLCEVVEARLSNG, from the coding sequence ATGTCTGAACTGAACGACTATCTGGTCCGCTCGGCGGCAGCGATTTCCGGCATGGTCGAGCGGGATCTCACCAGCGAGATGGAGCGGGCGGCGAGCACTGTGGTGACGGCGCTTTCATCCGGGAAAGCCTTGCTGATCGCCGGCAATGGCGGCTCGGCCAGCGATGCCATCCACATCGCCACTGAACTGGTCGGCCGCTTCCTCAAGGAGCGCAAGGCTTACAATGTCCTCGCGCTGACGGCCAATGCCGGGGTGCTGACGGCCTGGGGCAATGATTACGGCTTCGACACGGTGTTCTCGCGCCAGGTCGAGGCGCACGGCGCGGCCGGCGGCGTGCTGCTGGCGATTTCGACCAGCGGCAATTCGCCGAGCATTCTCGCCGCCGCAGAACAGGCGCGGATGATGGATATGACGGTGATCGGCCTGACCGGCGACACCGGCGGCAAGCTGAAGCCCTTGTGCGATATCCTGCTCAACGTGCCCTCGACCTCGACGCCGATCATCCAGCAAGGGCATCTTTGCCTCTACCATCATCTCTGCGAAGTGGTCGAAGCGCGCCTCAGCAATGGCTAA
- the gmhB gene encoding D-glycero-beta-D-manno-heptose 1,7-bisphosphate 7-phosphatase, translating to MANKVVTPLTEPGVWIERIGSRVFPAHLPALFLDRDGTINVDTDYPSDPAEIELRPQILPAIAAANRVGIPVVVVTNQSGIARGYFDWRVFAAVNGRVLELLGDQGVFVDMVLACAYHEAGVGPFAVADHVMRKPNPGMLIEAGKRLDLDLQRSLIVGDKLADMQAGRRAGLAQGWLVDGEAAIQPGFAIRSLRDSSDLGYLLAAVETLGRDNRS from the coding sequence ATGGCTAACAAGGTGGTGACGCCGCTGACCGAGCCAGGTGTGTGGATCGAGCGGATCGGCAGCCGGGTTTTTCCGGCGCATCTGCCGGCGCTGTTCCTCGACCGCGACGGCACCATCAACGTCGATACCGACTATCCCAGCGACCCTGCCGAGATCGAGCTCAGGCCGCAGATCCTGCCGGCGATCGCGGCCGCCAACAGGGTCGGGATTCCGGTCGTCGTGGTCACCAACCAATCCGGCATCGCGCGCGGTTACTTCGACTGGAGGGTCTTTGCGGCAGTGAATGGCCGCGTGCTAGAGCTGTTGGGCGATCAGGGCGTGTTCGTCGACATGGTGCTTGCCTGCGCCTATCACGAGGCGGGTGTCGGGCCGTTCGCTGTTGCCGATCATGTGATGCGCAAGCCCAATCCGGGCATGCTGATCGAGGCGGGCAAACGCCTTGATCTCGATCTCCAGCGCTCTTTGATCGTCGGCGACAAGCTGGCCGACATGCAGGCGGGACGGCGCGCCGGCCTGGCACAGGGCTGGCTTGTCGACGGCGAGGCGGCGATTCAACCCGGCTTCGCCATCAGATCCCTTCGGGACAGCAGCGACCTCGGTTATCTGCTTGCAGCCGTTGAAACGCTCGGCCGGGACAACAGGTCCTGA
- a CDS encoding glycosyltransferase family 2 protein, whose protein sequence is MTRFASPVSALIICVNEADMIGPCLESIDFCAEIVIVDSGSTDGTVECVESYIAKGYPIKLLHNEWPGFPRQRQFSLDHATQPWCLSIDPDERVDDQLRQSIVAITQAADDEISGWYIRRRDWLKGYGYAHRWVLHNRLMRLFRREGATMDLTARVHEAFHVPGETGTIEEGVLLHRREISVEEDLARANAYSGLKAVTLVEKGKKPGLGRLVLSPFGNFLKFYLAKRYFLCGRHGFVYSMSVMIYSFATEAKLYEASERNDPM, encoded by the coding sequence ATGACTCGATTTGCAAGCCCAGTCTCGGCGCTTATCATCTGCGTCAACGAGGCCGACATGATCGGCCCGTGCTTGGAAAGCATCGACTTCTGCGCCGAGATCGTCATTGTCGATTCCGGCTCGACGGACGGCACCGTCGAATGCGTGGAAAGCTATATCGCCAAGGGCTACCCCATAAAGCTGCTGCACAATGAGTGGCCGGGGTTTCCGCGTCAGCGGCAATTCTCGCTCGACCATGCCACCCAGCCCTGGTGTCTTTCGATCGACCCCGACGAACGCGTCGACGACCAGCTGCGGCAGTCGATCGTGGCCATCACACAGGCGGCCGACGACGAGATCAGCGGATGGTACATCCGCCGCCGCGATTGGCTGAAGGGCTATGGCTATGCGCACCGCTGGGTGCTGCACAACAGGCTGATGCGGCTCTTCCGCAGGGAAGGCGCCACCATGGATCTTACCGCGCGGGTGCACGAAGCCTTCCACGTGCCGGGCGAGACCGGCACGATTGAAGAGGGTGTCCTGCTGCATCGCCGCGAAATATCGGTCGAGGAGGATCTCGCCCGGGCCAACGCCTATTCCGGCCTCAAGGCCGTCACGCTGGTCGAGAAGGGCAAGAAGCCGGGCCTGGGGCGGCTGGTGTTGTCGCCGTTCGGCAACTTCCTGAAATTCTACCTGGCTAAGCGCTACTTCCTGTGCGGCCGGCATGGCTTCGTCTACTCGATGTCGGTGATGATCTATTCCTTCGCCACCGAGGCCAAACTGTACGAAGCCTCGGAACGCAACGATCCCATGTGA